In Sodalis ligni, a single genomic region encodes these proteins:
- a CDS encoding sugar phosphate isomerase/epimerase family protein, with translation MKHDIFVVTAAYGNATVSALGGQRPLLPIIAQSGAAGVEIRRELLTQTDLKRLPELRQAIAGYGLRCFYSAPEALFTPDGSLNTQLPRLFAEANQLGAERLKLSLGHFYAAADLTPLATFPAGQQVALTVENDQTECGTLAPLTAFFQRSAGTGLPINMTFDMGNWHWVGQGALEAARNLAAHVGYIHVKTAVEANGGWRAVPPDAGAQNWRQLLAALPDSVPRGIEFPLQGEDLVAVTRRFVSLLQ, from the coding sequence ATGAAACACGATATTTTCGTGGTCACCGCCGCATATGGCAACGCTACCGTCTCGGCCCTGGGCGGCCAGCGCCCGCTATTGCCTATCATCGCCCAATCCGGCGCGGCCGGCGTGGAAATACGCCGGGAACTTCTGACCCAAACCGACCTGAAGCGCCTGCCGGAATTACGGCAGGCCATCGCCGGCTATGGATTACGCTGTTTTTATTCCGCGCCGGAAGCCCTGTTTACCCCTGACGGTTCGCTCAATACCCAGCTGCCGCGTTTATTTGCCGAAGCGAATCAACTTGGCGCCGAGCGGCTAAAATTATCATTAGGCCATTTTTACGCCGCTGCCGATCTTACCCCTCTGGCGACATTCCCGGCGGGGCAACAAGTCGCGTTAACGGTGGAAAACGATCAGACCGAATGCGGAACGCTGGCTCCGCTGACGGCATTTTTCCAACGGTCGGCCGGCACAGGGCTTCCCATTAATATGACCTTTGATATGGGCAACTGGCATTGGGTCGGCCAGGGGGCGCTGGAGGCCGCCCGGAACCTGGCGGCCCATGTGGGTTATATACACGTCAAAACGGCGGTTGAAGCGAACGGCGGCTGGCGCGCCGTGCCCCCTGACGCCGGCGCGCAGAACTGGCGGCAGTTACTGGCCGCGCTGCCGGACAGCGTCCCGCGCGGTATTGAATTCCCGTTGCAAGGAGAAGATTTGGTCGCCGTTACCCGCCGTTTCGTCAGCCTGTTGCAATAA
- a CDS encoding LacI family DNA-binding transcriptional regulator, whose translation MNRKKGSFAPARATISDVAKAANSGKTSVSRYLNGEYHRLSDDMKQRIEAAIIQLDYRPSQMARSLKGGQTGLVGLIIADITNPYSVEVMRGIEAACRQHGFTLLVCNTNNEVNQERHYLQLLNGYQVEGIVVNAVGMHEDALGMLQQSSLPMVLIDRKIPGFSCDVVGLDNREAAILATEHMIQQGFEAILFLSEPLGAVNTRIERLQAFRDSMAAHPDLVAEEAESALDDNAALDTILQKFNHHHRGMRKAILSANGALTLQIARTLRRLDLRWGSDIGLLGFDELAWAELAGVGITTFQQPTYQIGYAALEQLLKRIQGADEPISEQAFSGKLIVRGSTTR comes from the coding sequence TTGAACCGCAAGAAGGGCTCCTTCGCGCCGGCACGCGCCACCATCAGCGATGTTGCCAAGGCCGCGAACAGCGGCAAAACCAGCGTATCCCGTTACCTGAACGGTGAGTATCACCGGCTTTCCGACGATATGAAACAGCGTATCGAAGCGGCCATTATCCAATTGGATTATCGTCCCAGCCAGATGGCCCGCAGTCTTAAAGGCGGTCAGACCGGGCTTGTCGGCCTGATTATCGCCGATATCACCAATCCCTACTCCGTCGAGGTGATGCGCGGCATAGAGGCCGCCTGTCGCCAGCACGGCTTCACCCTGCTGGTATGCAACACCAATAATGAGGTTAATCAGGAACGCCATTATTTGCAGCTGCTCAACGGCTACCAGGTAGAAGGCATCGTGGTGAATGCCGTAGGGATGCATGAAGACGCTCTCGGCATGCTGCAGCAATCTTCGCTGCCGATGGTGCTGATTGACCGTAAAATTCCCGGTTTCTCCTGCGATGTGGTGGGGCTGGACAATCGTGAGGCGGCCATCCTTGCCACTGAGCATATGATTCAGCAGGGATTTGAAGCCATCCTGTTTCTCAGCGAACCGCTGGGCGCGGTAAATACCCGGATTGAACGTTTACAGGCGTTCCGCGATAGCATGGCGGCGCATCCCGACCTTGTGGCCGAGGAGGCGGAAAGCGCACTGGACGACAATGCCGCATTGGACACCATCCTGCAGAAGTTCAATCATCACCATCGCGGAATGCGCAAGGCCATATTATCGGCCAATGGCGCCTTGACGCTGCAAATCGCCCGCACCTTGCGTCGCCTGGATCTGCGCTGGGGCAGCGATATCGGCCTGCTTGGCTTCGATGAGCTGGCCTGGGCGGAACTAGCGGGGGTCGGCATCACCACGTTCCAACAGCCTACTTATCAAATCGGCTATGCCGCCCTCGAACAGCTGTTGAAACGGATCCAGGGCGCCGACGAGCCTATAAGCGAACAGGCGTTCAGCGGCAAGCTGATCGTGCGCGGCTCAACCACTCGCTAG
- a CDS encoding AI-2E family transporter: MTSRHDYIKISTYILMIFFIAIIIPLHLFPCFVAGFLAYEIIFAMTPWFERLIGGTRARWLVVSIIAAVVVIVLTIAIVSLVSFLTSNIQRGIDITSETNRIFSGIKNRIPASFPAFLPESAEELKNEVFALVEKNLITIRNMGRSFLHGFITILIGLIIGAIISLNKPSGRTTYFREQLLQRIQNLSSSFRNIVFAQIKVSLVNTVLTSILIFVIFPLFKIHLPLSKTLVVATFIFGLLPIIGNLISNFMFIISALSISLPVGGVMLLYLILIHKLEYFLNAEIVGNRIQAKSWELLLAMLVFEAAFGLEGLVAAPIYYAYLKTELRSLDLI; the protein is encoded by the coding sequence ATGACCAGCCGTCACGACTATATAAAAATCAGTACCTATATTTTGATGATTTTTTTTATTGCCATCATCATCCCGCTGCATTTATTTCCCTGCTTTGTCGCCGGTTTCCTGGCCTATGAAATCATTTTCGCCATGACACCCTGGTTTGAACGCCTTATCGGCGGTACCAGGGCGAGATGGCTGGTGGTTAGTATCATTGCCGCCGTCGTGGTAATCGTGTTGACCATCGCCATCGTCAGCCTGGTGAGCTTCCTGACCTCGAACATCCAGCGCGGCATTGATATAACGTCCGAAACGAACCGGATTTTTTCCGGCATCAAAAACCGCATCCCCGCGAGTTTCCCCGCTTTCCTGCCGGAAAGCGCCGAAGAGCTTAAAAACGAAGTGTTCGCGCTGGTGGAAAAAAACCTCATCACTATCAGGAACATGGGGCGCAGCTTTCTGCATGGCTTTATCACCATTCTGATTGGCTTGATTATCGGCGCCATCATTTCTTTGAACAAACCTTCCGGACGCACTACCTACTTTCGGGAACAGCTGCTGCAGCGCATCCAGAATTTATCCAGCTCCTTTCGCAATATCGTGTTTGCGCAAATCAAGGTGTCTTTAGTCAATACTGTCCTCACGTCCATTTTGATCTTTGTTATCTTTCCCCTATTCAAGATTCATTTGCCGCTGTCCAAGACGCTGGTGGTGGCAACGTTTATTTTTGGTTTACTACCGATAATCGGGAACCTGATCTCAAATTTCATGTTTATCATCTCGGCGCTATCAATCTCCTTGCCGGTGGGCGGGGTGATGCTTTTGTACCTGATACTCATCCACAAGCTGGAGTATTTTCTCAACGCGGAGATCGTCGGTAACCGGATCCAGGCTAAATCCTGGGAGCTGCTATTGGCTATGCTGGTATTCGAAGCCGCTTTTGGATTGGAGGGACTGGTGGCTGCGCCTATCTATTACGCCTATCTTAAAACCGAGCTGCGCAGCCTGGACCTGATTTAA
- the glyQ gene encoding glycine--tRNA ligase subunit alpha → MQKFDPKTFQGLILTLQDYWARQGCTIVQPLDMEVGAGTSHPMTCLRALGPEPIAAAYVQPSRRPTDGRYGENPNRLQHYYQFQVIIKPSPDNIQELYLGSLKEVGLDPTINDIRFVEDNWENPTLGAWGLGWEVWLNGMEVTQFTYFQQVGGLECRPVTGEITYGLERLAMYLQGVDSVYDLTWSNGPLGKTTYGDVFHQNEVEQSTYNFEYADVDFLFVCFDQYEKEAQKLLALDQPLPLPAYERILKAAHSFNLLDARKAISVTERQRYILRIRTLTKAVAEAYYASREALGFPMCKKNEK, encoded by the coding sequence ATGCAAAAGTTTGATCCCAAGACCTTTCAGGGCCTGATCCTGACATTGCAGGATTACTGGGCGCGCCAGGGCTGTACCATTGTCCAACCGCTGGATATGGAAGTCGGCGCGGGTACTTCCCACCCCATGACCTGCCTGCGGGCGCTGGGTCCAGAGCCCATCGCCGCCGCTTACGTCCAGCCCTCCCGCCGTCCCACCGACGGCCGGTACGGTGAAAATCCGAACCGTTTACAGCACTATTACCAATTTCAGGTCATCATCAAGCCCTCGCCGGATAATATCCAGGAGCTGTATCTCGGTTCGCTGAAAGAGGTCGGGCTGGATCCCACCATCAACGATATTCGCTTCGTCGAAGACAACTGGGAGAATCCGACGCTGGGCGCCTGGGGTCTTGGCTGGGAAGTGTGGCTCAACGGCATGGAAGTCACCCAGTTCACCTACTTTCAGCAGGTGGGCGGGCTGGAGTGCCGTCCGGTAACCGGTGAAATCACCTACGGCCTGGAGCGCCTTGCCATGTATCTGCAAGGGGTGGACAGCGTTTACGATCTGACCTGGAGCAATGGCCCGCTGGGCAAGACGACCTATGGCGACGTATTCCATCAAAACGAAGTGGAACAGTCCACCTACAACTTTGAATACGCCGATGTCGATTTTCTGTTCGTCTGCTTTGATCAATACGAAAAAGAAGCGCAGAAGCTGCTGGCCCTGGATCAGCCGCTGCCGCTGCCGGCCTATGAACGCATTTTGAAGGCGGCGCACAGCTTTAACCTGCTGGATGCCCGCAAGGCCATATCGGTTACCGAACGCCAGCGTTATATCCTGCGCATCCGCACGCTGACCAAAGCCGTCGCCGAAGCGTATTACGCTTCCCGTGAAGCGCTGGGTTTCCCGATGTGTAAAAAGAACGAGAAATAA
- a CDS encoding N-acetyltransferase: protein MIRPFQSADMPPLLDLWLESTTRAHPFIHSDYWVESLPLVRDEYLPQSVSWVDERGGRLTGFISVLMDQFIGAIFVSPAYYRQGIGSALMEKAKQHYPVLSLEVYRLNRPARAFYYRQGFREIGSAFSVETGHRILTLQWRED from the coding sequence ATGATCCGGCCCTTTCAATCCGCGGACATGCCGCCCCTGCTGGACCTCTGGCTGGAGAGCACTACCCGGGCGCATCCCTTTATCCACAGCGATTATTGGGTGGAGAGCCTGCCCTTGGTGCGGGATGAGTATCTGCCGCAATCCGTAAGCTGGGTGGATGAACGCGGCGGCAGACTTACCGGTTTTATCAGCGTGCTGATGGATCAATTCATCGGCGCGATCTTTGTATCCCCGGCTTATTATCGCCAGGGTATCGGCAGCGCGCTGATGGAAAAGGCCAAACAGCATTATCCGGTGCTGTCATTGGAAGTATACCGATTGAACCGCCCGGCGCGCGCCTTTTATTACCGGCAGGGCTTTCGGGAAATCGGCAGCGCTTTCAGCGTTGAAACCGGTCATCGCATATTGACGCTGCAATGGCGTGAAGACTGA
- the ghrB gene encoding glyoxylate/hydroxypyruvate reductase GhrB, with the protein MKPVVVAYKTLPEDLRQRLDTHFAVTEFEGLSEENCKKYAQVLQKAQGIIGSGGKFDKQRLNLLPSLKVASTISAGYDQFDVEEMSARGIALMHTPDALTETVADLMMALVLSTARRVVDLAERTKAGKWRDSVDPSWYGIDVHHKTLGIIGMGRIGMALAQRAHGGFSMPVLYNARHRHEQAEQRFNAGYRDVDSLLAESDFVCITLPLNEQTHHLIGRDQLAKMKPSAILINAGRGPVVDEEALIDALKNHRIHAAGLDVFEHEPLPADSALLRLPNVVALPHVGSATHETRYDMAATAVENLITALTGKVERNCVNPQVIQ; encoded by the coding sequence ATGAAACCTGTTGTTGTTGCCTATAAAACATTACCTGAAGATCTGCGTCAACGCTTGGATACGCATTTTGCGGTGACAGAGTTTGAGGGATTAAGCGAAGAAAATTGCAAAAAATATGCTCAGGTACTGCAGAAAGCGCAAGGAATCATCGGTTCAGGCGGCAAATTCGATAAGCAGCGATTGAACCTGCTGCCCAGCCTTAAGGTCGCCTCCACGATATCGGCGGGCTACGATCAATTCGACGTGGAAGAAATGAGCGCACGCGGTATCGCGCTGATGCATACCCCGGACGCCTTGACTGAAACGGTGGCCGATTTGATGATGGCGCTGGTATTGTCCACCGCACGCCGGGTGGTTGATTTGGCTGAACGCACCAAAGCCGGCAAATGGCGCGACAGCGTGGATCCCAGTTGGTATGGCATCGATGTCCACCACAAGACGCTGGGTATCATCGGCATGGGGCGCATTGGCATGGCCCTGGCGCAACGGGCCCACGGGGGATTTTCCATGCCGGTTTTATACAACGCGCGCCATCGGCATGAGCAGGCGGAGCAGCGATTCAACGCCGGCTATCGTGATGTAGACAGCCTGCTGGCAGAGTCCGATTTTGTTTGCATCACCTTGCCCCTGAACGAACAGACCCACCATTTGATCGGCCGCGACCAGTTGGCGAAGATGAAACCCAGCGCCATTTTGATTAACGCCGGACGCGGCCCGGTGGTGGACGAGGAAGCCCTCATCGACGCCCTGAAAAATCATCGTATCCATGCCGCCGGCCTGGATGTCTTTGAGCACGAACCCTTGCCTGCGGATTCCGCGCTGCTGCGCTTGCCCAATGTCGTGGCATTGCCCCATGTGGGTTCCGCCACCCATGAAACACGCTATGACATGGCGGCTACAGCGGTGGAAAATCTTATTACCGCCCTGACCGGCAAAGTGGAACGAAACTGCGTCAATCCGCAGGTTATCCAGTAA
- a CDS encoding valine--pyruvate transaminase, which produces MAFSLFGTKFTRHSGIAQLMDDMNDGLRTPGAIMLGGGNPAAIPAMETYFHDLCRSMLDEGTLGEALCNYDGPQGKNVLLTALAALLRQELGWAVSEKNIALANGSQSAFFYLFNLFAGRAQDGSLKKVLFPLAPEYLGYADAGLEEDMFVSTKPNIARLPDGQFKYHVDFEHLQVGEDIGLICVSRPTNPTGNVITDQELLRLDELARQHNIPLLIDNAYGLPFPGIIFSEATPLWNSNIILCMSLSKLGLPGVRCGIVIADEEVISAISNMNGIISLAPGGLGPALAAAMIRRGDLMSLATDVIRPFYQRRVTQTIATLRRYLPPERCLIHKPEGAIFLWLWFQNLPITTEMLYQRLKMRGVLMVPGHYFFPGLEPDWPHAHQCMRMNYVPEADKIERGIAILAEEVERAHREAAAE; this is translated from the coding sequence ATGGCCTTTTCGCTTTTCGGAACCAAATTCACCCGCCATTCGGGCATTGCCCAGCTCATGGACGATATGAACGACGGGCTGCGCACCCCTGGGGCGATTATGCTCGGAGGGGGCAATCCTGCGGCCATTCCGGCGATGGAAACGTATTTTCATGATCTTTGCCGGTCCATGTTGGATGAAGGCACCCTAGGCGAAGCATTATGCAATTACGACGGTCCGCAGGGGAAAAACGTGTTGCTGACCGCGTTGGCGGCCTTGCTGCGCCAGGAGCTCGGCTGGGCGGTCAGCGAAAAAAATATTGCGCTGGCCAATGGCAGCCAGAGCGCTTTTTTCTATTTATTCAATCTTTTCGCGGGACGAGCGCAAGACGGCAGCTTGAAAAAGGTGCTGTTCCCGCTGGCGCCGGAATATCTGGGATATGCCGATGCCGGGTTGGAAGAAGATATGTTCGTTTCAACCAAGCCGAACATTGCCCGCTTGCCGGACGGCCAGTTTAAATACCATGTTGATTTCGAGCATCTGCAGGTGGGTGAGGATATTGGTCTGATTTGCGTTTCTCGCCCCACCAACCCCACCGGCAACGTGATTACAGACCAGGAGCTGCTGCGCCTGGATGAGCTGGCCCGACAGCACAATATTCCTTTATTAATCGACAATGCCTATGGACTGCCGTTCCCGGGTATTATCTTCAGCGAAGCCACGCCGCTGTGGAATTCCAATATCATTCTATGCATGAGTCTGTCTAAGCTGGGATTACCCGGCGTGCGCTGCGGTATTGTGATTGCCGATGAAGAGGTGATTTCCGCCATCAGCAATATGAACGGCATCATCAGCCTGGCCCCCGGCGGCCTTGGGCCGGCATTGGCCGCCGCCATGATCCGCCGTGGCGATCTGATGTCTTTGGCCACCGACGTCATTCGGCCTTTTTACCAGCGGCGCGTGACGCAGACTATCGCCACGCTGCGGCGCTATCTGCCGCCGGAGCGCTGCCTGATCCACAAACCGGAGGGGGCCATTTTTTTATGGCTGTGGTTCCAAAACCTGCCCATTACCACCGAGATGCTATATCAACGGCTGAAAATGCGCGGTGTATTAATGGTGCCGGGCCACTATTTTTTCCCCGGTCTTGAGCCGGACTGGCCCCATGCTCATCAATGCATGCGCATGAATTATGTCCCGGAGGCCGATAAAATCGAAAGGGGCATCGCCATTTTGGCGGAAGAAGTGGAGCGGGCGCACAGGGAAGCGGCCGCTGAATAA
- a CDS encoding YceK/YidQ family lipoprotein yields the protein MLKQTLLFLTASCALMGSTGCSSVMTHTGPNQGYYPGTRASMAVLEDDDTNWSMIPFAAIDLPFSAVLDTMLLPYDYLRRNSDKRLDSPRERMLHGASSANADNPPAAN from the coding sequence ATGTTAAAACAGACATTGCTCTTTCTCACGGCAAGCTGCGCATTAATGGGCAGCACAGGGTGTTCAAGTGTGATGACCCATACCGGCCCCAACCAGGGTTATTATCCCGGAACCCGAGCCAGCATGGCAGTATTGGAAGATGACGATACTAATTGGAGCATGATCCCCTTTGCGGCAATTGATTTACCGTTTTCCGCGGTGCTCGACACCATGCTGCTGCCCTATGATTACCTGCGCCGAAACAGCGATAAACGCCTTGACTCACCCCGAGAACGCATGCTGCATGGCGCCTCCTCAGCCAACGCTGATAATCCCCCCGCCGCCAATTAG
- a CDS encoding FGGY-family carbohydrate kinase gives MKNPCFIGVDVGSASVRAGIFDGQGQRLAFAVRPIQQYHPRPGVVEQSSRQIWSQACEAIKEAVKEAGVASDSVVSLGFDATCSLVMVDDSGQGISVSEGGEAERDIVMWMDHRAVEEAQAINATGDEALAYVGGAVSVEMELPKVLWLKRHFPDRYQRARRLFDLADFLVWRATGADVASVCTLTCKWNYLAHEHRFSTSLLQAVGLTDLLEKVPSTILELGQPAGTLSETAASQCGLTTAVIVAGGIIDAHAGGLALVSSRPEGTLAIISGTSNCHMLVNQKEIHVPGVWGPYWGAMLPDWWLSEGGQSAAGALVDWTLRQHAAWPLLQQQAALEHCNEYTLLNRWVAALEQREPLPTRQLHVLADHYGNRSPRSNPRARGAVIGLTLEEGPDALARLYLATLQSIAYGTRHIIDAMNQAGHHITRLMICGGATKNPLWLREYANVTGCDIELSAEDDVVTLGAALLGAVAAQAYPTLTEAAKALVRPGSICAADAGQAAFHQAKYQVYLRMYEDLQQAVKIMRPWC, from the coding sequence GATCCGCCAGCGTCCGCGCGGGCATTTTTGACGGGCAGGGTCAGCGGCTGGCTTTTGCTGTCCGCCCGATTCAACAATATCACCCGCGCCCGGGCGTGGTGGAGCAATCATCACGGCAAATCTGGTCTCAGGCCTGTGAGGCCATCAAAGAGGCGGTAAAAGAGGCCGGGGTAGCGTCGGACTCGGTGGTTTCGCTGGGCTTTGACGCCACCTGCTCGCTGGTGATGGTGGATGACAGCGGGCAAGGTATTTCCGTATCTGAAGGCGGGGAAGCCGAGCGCGATATCGTCATGTGGATGGATCATCGGGCGGTAGAGGAAGCTCAGGCAATTAATGCCACCGGCGATGAAGCGCTTGCCTACGTGGGCGGAGCGGTGAGCGTTGAAATGGAGCTGCCGAAAGTATTATGGCTTAAGCGGCATTTCCCCGATCGATACCAGCGCGCCCGGCGCCTGTTTGATTTGGCTGATTTTCTGGTATGGCGCGCCACCGGCGCCGATGTTGCCAGTGTGTGCACCCTGACCTGCAAATGGAACTATCTGGCCCATGAGCACCGCTTTAGCACATCGCTTTTACAGGCCGTCGGATTAACGGATTTATTGGAAAAAGTGCCGTCAACCATCCTTGAACTGGGCCAACCGGCAGGCACCCTGAGCGAAACGGCGGCAAGCCAATGCGGCCTGACAACCGCTGTTATCGTGGCCGGCGGCATTATAGATGCCCATGCCGGCGGCCTGGCGCTGGTGAGCTCACGTCCCGAAGGGACGCTGGCGATTATCAGCGGTACGTCTAACTGCCATATGCTGGTAAATCAAAAAGAGATACATGTTCCCGGTGTCTGGGGACCGTATTGGGGCGCGATGTTGCCGGATTGGTGGCTTAGCGAGGGGGGGCAAAGCGCCGCCGGGGCCCTGGTGGACTGGACGCTGCGGCAACATGCCGCCTGGCCGCTCCTGCAGCAGCAAGCGGCGCTGGAACACTGCAATGAATATACCCTGCTTAATCGATGGGTGGCCGCTCTGGAACAGCGGGAACCCCTGCCCACCCGGCAGCTGCATGTGTTGGCGGATCACTACGGCAACCGTTCCCCCCGCTCCAACCCCCGGGCCCGCGGCGCGGTTATCGGCCTTACCCTTGAAGAGGGACCGGATGCCCTGGCCCGGCTCTATCTCGCCACGCTTCAGTCCATTGCCTATGGTACCCGCCATATTATCGATGCCATGAATCAGGCCGGTCATCACATTACCCGGTTGATGATATGCGGCGGTGCGACAAAGAATCCCCTGTGGCTGCGTGAGTATGCCAATGTCACCGGTTGCGATATAGAGTTGTCGGCGGAAGACGATGTGGTGACGCTGGGGGCCGCGTTATTGGGGGCGGTTGCCGCTCAAGCTTATCCCACCTTGACCGAGGCCGCCAAGGCGCTGGTGCGGCCCGGATCAATATGTGCAGCGGATGCCGGCCAAGCCGCTTTCCACCAGGCGAAATATCAGGTTTATCTGCGCATGTATGAGGATTTGCAGCAGGCGGTGAAGATAATGCGTCCCTGGTGCTGA
- a CDS encoding MFS transporter, whose translation MSIAKIAPKRWWYIMPIVFISYSLAYLDRANFSFASAAGINDDLGITKTISSLLGALFFLGYFFFQIPGAIYAERRSVKKLIFWCLLLWGGCASLTGIVSNIPMLMVIRFALGVVEAAVMPALLIYISNWFTKSERSRANTFLILGNPVTVLWMSVLSGYLINSFGWREMFIFEGAPAIIWAFCWWFMVQDKPAQAKWLSESEKRALQQQLLKEQEGIKAVHNYAEAFRSRNVIILSIQYFAWSIGVYGFVLWLPSILRNGMEMGMVQAGWLSAVPYLAATIAMILVSWASDKLQKRKIFVWPLLLIGALAFLSSYMLGAHHFWGSYTLLVIAGAAMYAPYGPFFAIVPEMLPRNVSGGAMALINSMGALGSFVGSWVVGYLNGATGSPSASYMFMAIALLVSVWLTLIVKPAQNTQPQTA comes from the coding sequence ATGAGCATAGCGAAAATAGCACCAAAGCGCTGGTGGTATATTATGCCGATTGTCTTTATCAGTTACAGTCTGGCATATCTCGATCGGGCTAATTTCAGTTTCGCCTCCGCGGCAGGCATAAATGACGATCTGGGCATTACCAAAACCATTTCATCCCTTCTGGGGGCGTTGTTCTTCCTGGGTTATTTTTTTTTCCAGATACCGGGAGCCATCTATGCGGAACGACGCAGCGTAAAAAAGCTGATTTTCTGGTGCCTGCTGCTCTGGGGCGGCTGCGCCTCCCTGACCGGTATCGTCAGCAATATCCCGATGTTGATGGTGATTCGATTCGCGCTGGGGGTGGTTGAAGCCGCGGTCATGCCGGCGCTGCTGATTTATATCAGTAACTGGTTCACCAAATCCGAACGCTCACGGGCCAATACCTTCCTTATCCTCGGTAATCCGGTAACGGTACTGTGGATGTCGGTGTTATCCGGTTACCTGATTAACTCCTTCGGCTGGCGCGAAATGTTTATTTTCGAAGGCGCTCCCGCCATTATCTGGGCGTTCTGCTGGTGGTTTATGGTGCAGGATAAACCCGCTCAGGCAAAGTGGCTGTCCGAGAGTGAAAAGCGGGCTTTGCAACAGCAGCTGTTAAAAGAACAAGAGGGTATAAAAGCGGTTCATAATTACGCTGAGGCGTTTCGCTCCCGTAATGTCATTATTCTGAGTATTCAATATTTCGCCTGGAGCATCGGTGTTTACGGCTTCGTATTATGGCTGCCGTCCATTTTGCGCAACGGAATGGAGATGGGTATGGTTCAGGCCGGCTGGCTGTCGGCGGTGCCTTATCTGGCGGCCACTATCGCCATGATTCTCGTGTCATGGGCGTCGGATAAGCTGCAGAAAAGAAAAATCTTTGTTTGGCCGCTGCTTTTGATCGGCGCCTTGGCATTTTTGTCTTCCTATATGCTGGGCGCTCATCATTTCTGGGGCTCATATACATTATTGGTCATTGCGGGCGCCGCTATGTACGCCCCGTATGGTCCGTTTTTCGCCATCGTGCCAGAAATGCTGCCGCGCAACGTTTCCGGCGGGGCAATGGCGCTTATCAACAGCATGGGAGCCCTCGGTTCGTTTGTCGGCTCCTGGGTGGTGGGATATCTTAACGGCGCCACCGGTTCGCCATCGGCATCCTATATGTTTATGGCCATAGCCCTGCTGGTTTCGGTATGGTTAACGCTGATAGTCAAACCGGCGCAGAATACGCAGCCGCAAACGGCCTAG
- the ibpB gene encoding small heat shock chaperone IbpB → MRNYDLSPLLRQWIGFDKLASSMQGNQDDFSFPPYNIEKSDDNHYRISLALAGFRQEDLTIEVEGPRLSIAGKPLVPEKKVEYLHHGLVSKPFSLSFTLAEHMSITHAEFTNGLLHIDLERHVPESLQPRRIAISSGERSPVLEHQADGQ, encoded by the coding sequence ATGCGTAACTATGATCTCTCTCCACTATTACGCCAGTGGATCGGTTTTGATAAATTAGCCAGCAGCATGCAGGGCAATCAGGATGACTTTAGCTTCCCGCCCTATAACATCGAAAAAAGCGACGATAACCATTATCGCATTTCGCTGGCATTGGCCGGGTTCCGGCAGGAAGATCTGACTATCGAGGTTGAAGGCCCGCGTTTAAGCATCGCCGGCAAACCCTTGGTGCCGGAGAAGAAGGTGGAATATCTCCATCATGGCCTGGTCAGCAAGCCTTTCTCCCTGAGCTTTACCCTGGCCGAACATATGTCGATAACCCACGCCGAATTTACCAACGGCTTATTGCATATCGATTTGGAACGCCATGTTCCCGAATCCTTGCAGCCCCGCCGTATCGCCATCAGCAGCGGCGAACGGTCCCCGGTGCTGGAACACCAGGCGGACGGGCAATAA